The Pseudoalteromonas translucida KMM 520 genome segment TGCATTGTCGGCATCAGCTTGCGCCATTTCAACAAAACCAAAGCCACGACGCTTGCCTGTATTTTTGTCCTTTAATAAGCGAACGTTGAACACTTTGCCTTGCTCTTCAAATAAAGCACGTACCACACCTTCGTTTGCACGATAAGGAAGGTTACCAACGTAAAGCGTTTTGGTTTTTACTTCGGCTTCTACTACACCGTCAGACGACATCGCAGCAATAACAATACCACCAATGAGCAAACCAACAGCAAATAGTAGTGCAGGGTCTAACTCTAGGCTTTTAAGTGCGAACTTAACTATAACAAAACCAACAACAGCAAGAATAACTGAGAGGATAAAAGATTTTTGATCGGGTAATTTCATTTTGATCTACCAATAAACAGGAAATAAACATTAATTTAACATTGTGAACTTGCTATCTTAACGTCTTAATTCAACATAGCAATAAAATTTATAGTAAATAATATAAAACGGGGTGAAAAAGCATCGTTTTATACATGTTTTTATCATGTTTCACCTGCTATCGATTACATTTTGTTCGAACAGTGAAAAGATCTAAAAAAAGGCTTGATCTGTTTTCGGATCTCCCTATAATGCGACCCCACTGAGAAGGGAAACGCCGAAGCATAGCAAGGCACGAACTACTTAGAGAGTTAAATAAAACTTCGGTTTTAAATTGTCGAAAGAAAGTTTAAAACAAAGTGTTGACTCGAAAAATAAAGGATGTATTATACGCATCCCTTGAGACGCTAAAGCGACTCAAAACGTTCTTTAACAATATAAAGCAATCATCTGTGTGGGCACTCGTACAGATTGAGTTCTAACAGCCAAACTACTTACTCTTTATGGGTAATTAGCGAGGCAAAAAAATTAGAGTCTCAATTGAAAACTGAGTGACCAACAGAATAGTTATTTCGGTAATTATTCGGCACAGTCAATTCAATATCGAAAGATATTAAAATAAATTCAGAATTCATTGAGCTGTCGAAAGACATAAAACTTTTTAATTGAAGAGTTTGATCATGGCTCAGATTGAACGCTGGCGGCAGGCCTAACACATGCAAGTCGAGCGGTAACAGAGAGAAGCTTGCTTCTTTGCTGACGAGCGGCGGACGGGTGAGTAATGCTTGGGAACATGCCTTGAGGTGGGGGACAACAGTTGGAAACGACTGCTAATACCGCATAATGTCTACGGACCAAAGGGGGCTTCGGCTCTCGCCTTTAGATTGGCCCAAGTGGGATTAGCTAGTTGGTGAGGTAATGGCTCACCAAGGCGACGATCCCTAGCTGGTTTGAGAGGATGATCAGCCACACTGGGACTGAGACACGGCCCAGACTCCTACGGGAGGCAGCAGTGGGGAATATTGCACAATGGGCGCAAGCCTGATGCAGCCATGCCGCGTGTGTGAAGAAGGCCTTCGGGTTGTAAAGCACTTTCAGTCAGGAGGAAAGCGTGGTGGTTAATACCCATCATGTGTGACGTTACTGACAGAAGAAGCACCGGCTAACTCCGTGCCAGCAGCCGCGGTAATACGGAGGGTGCGAGCGTTAATCGGAATTACTGGGCGTAAAGCGTACGCAGGCGGTTTGTTAAGCGAGATGTGAAAGCCCCGGGCTCAACCTGGGAACTGCATTTCGAACTGGCAAACTAGAGTGTGATAGAGGGTGGTAGAATTTCAGGTGTAGCGGTGAAATGCGTAGAGATCTGAAGGAATACCGATGGCGAAGGCAGCCACCTGGGTCAACACTGACGCTCATGTACGAAAGCGTGGGGAGCAAACGGGATTAGATACCCCGGTAGTCCACGCCGTAAACGATGTCTACTAGAAGCTCGGAGCCTCGGTTCTGTTTTTCAAAGCTAACGCATTAAGTAGACCGCCTGGGGAGTACGGCCGCAAGGTTAAAACTCAAATGAATTGACGGGGGCCCGCACAAGCGGTGGAGCATGTGGTTTAATTCGATGCAACGCGAAGAACCTTACCTACACTTGACATACAGAGAACTTACCAGAGATGGTTTGGTGCCTTCGGGAACTCTGATACAGGTGCTGCATGGCTGTCGTCAGCTCGTGTTGTGAGATGTTGGGTTAAGTCCCGCAACGAGCGCAACCCCTATCCTTAGTTGCTAGCAGGTAATGCTGAGAACTCTAAGGAGACTGCCGGTGATAAACCGGAGGAAGGTGGGGACGACGTCAAGTCATCATGGCCCTTACGTGTAGGGCTACACACGTGCTACAATGGCGCATACAGAGTGCTGCGAACCTGCGAAGGTAAGCGAATCACTTAAAGTGCGTCGTAGTCCGGATTGGAGTCTGCAACTCGACTCCATGAAGTCGGAATCGCTAGTAATCGCGTATCAGAATGACGCGGTGAATACGTTCCCGGGCCTTGTACACACCGCCCGTCACACCATGGGAGTGGGTTGCTCCAGAAGTAGATAGTCTAACCCTCGGGAGGACGTTTACCACGGAGTGATTCATGACTGGGGTGAAGTCGTAACAAGGTAGCCCTAGGGGAACCTGGGGCTGGATCACCTCCTTATACGATTTAGAACTTATTTGTTCGTAGTGTCCACACAGATGATTGTTAATTGTAAAGAGAACAACACTTATTGTTTGGGTCTGTAGCTCAGCTGGTTAGAGCGCACCCCTGATAAGGGTGAGGTCGGTAGTTCAAATCTACTCAGACCCACCACTTTACTCCCATACATCGTTATGGAATATCTCGTTTAGTAAACTAAACGTCGATTTCCCACGCCTTGCCTGGAAGCAAAGTCGGTATACAAACAGTAAGACCAGCATATGTGGGGCTATAGCTCAGCTGGGAGAGCGCCTGCCTTGCACGCAGGAGGTCAGCAGTTCGATCCTGCTTAGCTCCACCACTTTACTTCTTAAAAATAAATATTCTTTATCGGGTCATAAACGACCTGAGAATGAAGTGTGTTTAATTTTGAGAAGTTTTTATTTCTCTTGCTCTTTAAAAATTTGGAAAAGCTGATAATAAAATTCTGATGAATACATTGTATTTATCAAGAGTTTTCAAAAGTAAAAAAAGAATGGTAGCAGTACCATTCAGTGCCATTTAGTTAACTCTTATGAGTTGATTGATTGGTATCTACTTTAGTATTCAATATTGACTTCTGGCGAAGTTAAACTGTCACACAACAAAGACCCGTTTGGGGTTGTATGGTTAAGTGACTAAGCGTACACGGTGGATGCCTTGGCAGTTGGAGGCGATGAAGGACGTATTAACTTGCGATAAGCCTAGTCAAGCTAGTAAAAAGCACTTGAGACTAGGATTTCCGAATGGGGAAACCCACCTGCTTGCAGGTATCGTTAACTGAATACATAGGTTAACGAGGCGAACGCGGAGAACTGAAACATCTAAGTACCCGTAGGAAAAGAAATCAACCGAGATTCCGAAAGTAGCGGCGAGCGAAATCGGAACAGCCCTTAAGCTTATTATGTGTTAATGGAAGGCTGCTGGAAAGCGCCACGATACAGGGTGATAGTCCCGTACATGAAAAGACATTTTAAGTGAAATCGAGTAGGTCGGAGCACGTGAAACTTTGACTGAATATAGGTGGACCATCATCTAAGGCTAAATACTCCCAACTGACCGATAGTGAACCAGTACCGTGAGGGAAAGGCGAAAAGAACCCCTGTGAGGGGAGTGAAATAGAACCTGAAACCGTGTACGTACAAGCAGTAGGAGCCCACTTGTTGGGTGACTGCGTACCTTTTGTATAATGGGTCAGCGACTTATATTTTGTAGCGAGGTTAACCGATTAGGGTAGCCGTAGGGAAACCGAGTCTTAACTGGGCGAATAGTTGCAAGGTATAGACCCGAAACCCGGTGATCTAGCCATGAGCAGGTTGAAGGTTGAGTAACATCAACTGGAGGACCGAACCCACTAACGTTGAAAAGTTAGGGGATGACTTGTGGTTAGGAGTGAAAGGCTAATCAAACCGGGAGATAGCTGGTTCTCCCCGAAATCTATTTAGGTAGAGCCTCGGACGAATACTTACGGGGGTAGAGCACTGTTAAGGCTAGGGGGTCATCCCGACTTACCAACCCTTTGCAAACTCCGAATACCGTAAAGTAATATCCGGGAGACACACGGCGGGTGCTAACGTCCGTCGTGAAGAGGGAAACAACCCAGACCGCCAGCTAAGGTCCCAAAGTCATAGTTAAGTGGGAAACGATGTGGAAAGGCCCAGACAGCCAGGAGGTTGGCTTAGAAGCAGCCATCCTTTAAAGAAAGCGTAATAGCTCACTGGTCGAGTCGGTCTGCGCGGAAGATGTAACGGGGCTAAACTATGCACCGAAGCTGCGGATTCATCTTAGGATGAGTGGTAGGGGAGCGTTCTGTAAGCCGTTGAAGGTGTACCGGGAGGTATGCTGGAGGTATCAGAAGTGCGAATGCTGACATGAGTAACGATAATGGGAGTGAAAAACTCCCACGCCGGAAGACCAAGGGTTCCTATCCCATGTTAATCAGGGTAGGGTAAGTCGACCCCTAAGGCGAGGCCGAAAGGCGTAGTCGATGGGAAACAGATTAATATTTCTGTACTCGATATAATTGCGATGGGGGGACGGAGCAGGCTAAGCAAGCATGGCGTTGGTAGTCCATGTGAAAGTGAGTAGGGCGTTTGTTTAGGTAAATCCGGACGAACATTAAACCTGAGACACGAGACGAGTCACTAAGGTGATGAAGTTGCTGATGCCATACTTCCAGGAAAAGCCTCTAAGCTTCAGATTATATGGAATCGTACCCCAAACCGACACAGGTGGTCAGGTAGAGAATACTAAGGCGCTTGAGAGAACTCGGGTGAAGGAACTAGGCAAAATCGTACCGTAACTTCGGGAGAAGGTACGCTCCTATCTGTGATGAGACTTGCTCTCTAAGCGGACGGGAGCCGCAGTGACCAGGTGGCTGGGACTGTTTATTAAAAACACAGCACTGTGCAAAATCGCAAGATGACGTATACGGTGTGACACCTGCCCGGTGCCGGAAGGTTAATTGATGGGGTTATCCTTAGGGAGAAGCTCTTGATCGAAGCCCCGGTAAACGGCGGCCGTAACTATAACGGTCCTAAGGTAGCGAAATTCCTTGTCGGGTAAGTTCCGACCTGCACGAATGGTGTAACCATGGCCACGCTGTCTCCACCCGAGACTCAGTGAAATTGAAATCGCAGTGAAGATGCTGTGTACCCGCGGCTAGACGGAAAGACCCCGTGAACCTTTACTACAGCTTGGCACTGAACATTGAACCTACATGTGTAGGATAGGTGGGAGACTTTGAAGATGAGACGCTAGTTTTGTTGGAGTCAACCTTGAAATACCACCCTTGTAGTTTTGATGTTCTAACGTTGGCCCCTGAATCGGGGTTACGGACAGTGCCTGGTGGGTAGTTTGACTGGGGCGGTCTCCTCCTAAAGAGTAACGGAGGAGCACGAAGGTTGGCTAAGTACGGTCGGACATCGTACGGTTAGTGTAATGGTAGAAGCCAGCTTAACTGCGAGACAGACACGTCGAGCAGGTACGAAAGTAGGTCATAGTGATCCGGTGGTTCTGAATGGAAGGGCCATCGCTCAACGGATAAAAGGTACTCCGGGGATAACAGGCTGATACCGCCCAAGAGTTCATATCGACGGCGGTGTTTGGCACCTCGATGTCGGCTCATCACATCCTGGGGCTGAAGTCGGTCCCAAGGGTATGGCTGTTCGCCATTTAAAGTGGTACGCGAGCTGGGTTTAGAACGTCGTGAGACAGTTCGGTCCCTATCTGCCGTGGGCGTTTGAGAATTGAGAGGGGTTGCTCCTAGTACGAGAGGACCGGAGTGAACGAACCGCTGGTGTTCGGGTTGTCATGCCAATGGCATTGCCCGGTAGCTACGTTCGGAACTGATAAGCGCTGAAAGCATCTAAGCGCGAAGCAGGCCTCGAGATGATTTCTCACTAGAGCTATAAGCTCTCTGAAGGGCCGTTGGAGACTACAACGTTGATAGGCAAGATGTGGAAGTGCTGTGAGGCATTAAGCTAACTTGTACTAATTACCCGTGAGGCTTAACCATACAACGCCAAACGCGTTTTATGTGACAGTTCAAGCAAGAAGTTAATATAACTAAAGTAGATATTACTGAAGAACGACTTAAAAAATATTATCAGATATTTTCCAAATTCAGTTAATTTGTAGTAATACGAATTAACGCCCTAATTTGCTTGGTAACAATAGCGTTTTGGACCCACCTGATCCCATGCCGAACTCAGTAGTGAAACGAAACAGCGCCGATGATAGTGTAGCATTTGCTATGTGAAAGTAGGACATTGCCAGGCTCCAAATTGTAGAAAGCCCGAATCTAACGATTCGGGCTTTTTTACGTCTGCAGAAAAGTGAGGGTAGTGCAATTAATGTACACTCAGTTCCTCCTAACACGCAGGTTGGGCAAGCAACGCGACACCCGACACTCAAATCATAAAAATATAACCACTAGCCAATGGGTGTGTCGCATTTGCTACGTGACTCTCTACCGCTGTGGACACAACGACATTACCAGGCTCCAAATTGTAGAAAGCCCGAATCTAACGATTTGGGCTTTTTTACGTCTGCAGGAAAGTGAAATGAGGGTGAATAATGTACACTCACATCCCCCTAACAATTAAGTCGGGCGAACGTAGCGAATCCCGACGATAAAGAGCATCAAAAATAGCTCAAGGAGCCTGTAGCCTTTCTACAGGGTAGCGCACCGATGCCAAGTACTATTAGTTATTAAGTGAGTAGATTTATCCATGATCATACTTGCTCAACTGGATTGAGCTCTGGGAAATATGGAGATAAGAGTATCACTGGCAGGTTTTTACTCACCTATCAATGATGATGTCTTACGTTACTAGCAAGTGACCACTGGGCGCTGTCTGGATAGCATCTGTGGTAATTAGCAGTTGCCGTATAATATTCTTACTGAGAGGAGCTATGATTGCTTCTGTTTTACCTGTTACAGGGTATACTGCACCAAAATACGGTTTTACCTACGCCAAGCAGTTTATCGGGCTTAGTGGCCTGCACTAATTATAAATTGGAATATTTAATGGGTTGCTGAAATTAACTTCCTGTTACTATCACGCTTAACAGTTAGTAAATTTATGGAAGTAATATTGTAAAAACGGTTTGAGCTAAAATAATAGCGCAAACTAAAAACCCAGCATGAGCTGGATTTTTAATTCATTTAATGCGCTAGGAGTTACTTATTAGCTACGTTAAATTACCTATGTAGTTCGCCGACTCTTTCAGGCTGGTAGGTTACTTCTTTTATTTTTACTTTTATTAACCCTCCACCAGGCTTAGGCCATTCAATTTCATCTCCTTGTGATAACCCAAGTAAAGCGCCGCCGATAGGGGCTAAAATTGATATTTTTTGGCCGCTAGCGTCAAGATCTTTCGGGTAGACAAGAGTTAAATTGAATTCTTCTTTTGAAGATTCTACAACAAAATTTACCGTCGAATTCATGGTAACTATAGTTGCTGGAACGTCTTTAGGATCAACTATAGTTGCACGTCCTAATTCTGCTTCGAGTTCTTTTTCACCCGCAAAACTGTTTGCAGGTAATGATTCGATTAAATCATATAGTCTATCTGCATCTAGTGATGAGATGATTATTTCAGGTCTTTTATTCAACTCAATATCCTTAATAATGTTTATGTAAATAAAACTTACTCTGAGTATGATTCGGCATAAGCTTAATTGCACTAGAATACGTTGAAGTAATTTTTATTTGCAACTCAATAATCAACTATCTTAAGCAATAGTACTTAAGTGACTAAAGAGTATAGTTAGTTTTTTATTTTTTCTATAACATTAAAAACCCAGCCGAGGCTGGGTTTTTTTAACCGGGAGGTTTAGGAGGGGGTTTACATCATACCGCCCATTCCACCCATACCGCCCATGCCACCCATATCAGGAGCGCTATCATCTTTTGGGATTTCAGCTACCATAGCTTCGGTAGTGATCATTAGACCCGCAATAGACCCTGCAAATTGTAGTGCAGAGCGTGTTACTTTAGTTGGATCTAGGATACCCATTTCAATCATGTCATTGTATTCGCCAGTAGCAGCATTGTAACCAAAGTTACCTGAACCTGCTTTAACTGCGTTAACGACAACAGATGCTTCTTCGCCAGCATTTGTTACGATTTGACGAAGTGGCGCTTCCATTGCACGAAGAGCGACTTTTATACCGTGGTTTTGATCTTCGTTGTCGCCAACTAAATCTACAAGCTTACTTGCTGCACGAACTAGTGCAACACCGCCGCCAGGTACTACGCCTTCTTCAACCGCTGCGCGAGTTGCATTTAATGCATCTTCAACGCGGTCTTTTTTCTCTTTCATTTCCATTTCAGTCGCAGCACCAACTTTGATTACTGCAACACCGCCAGCTAGTTTAGCCATGCGCTCTTGTAGTTTTTCTTTATCGTAGTCAGATGTTGCTTCTTCGATTTGTGCTTTAATTTGTGAAACACGGCCGTTAATACCTGCTTCTTCGCCAGCACCATCGATAATAGTCGTATCATCTTTAGTGATAATTACGCGCTTAGCTGTACCTAGGTCTTCAACTGTTGCTTTTTCAAGCTCAAGGCCGATTTCTTCTGAAATCACAGTACCGCCAGTTAATACAGCGATATCTTGTAGCATTGCTTTACGACGGTCGCCAAAACCAGGAGCTTTCACTGCTGATACTTTAACAATACCGCGCATGTTATTAACTACTAATGTAGCTAATGCTTCGCCTTCAAGGTCTTCTGCGATGATTAGTAGTGGCTTGCTTGCTTTAGCTACCGCTTCTAATGTTGGTAATAATTCGCGAATGTTAGATATTTTTTTATCTACAAGTAGAATAAATGGGTTATCTAGTTCAACGGTACCTTTTTCTGGGCTGTTAATAAAGTAAGGAGATAGGTAACCACGGTCAAACTGCATGCCTTCAACAACATCGAGTTCGTTTTCTAGTGATTGACCTTCTTCTACAGTAATAACACCACTGTTGCGGCCTACTTTTTCCATTGCTTGTGCAATGATATCGCCAATCTCTTTATCAGAGTTAGCTGAAATAGTGCCAACTTGTGCAATTGCTTTAGTGTCAGAGCATGGAACAGATAACGCTTTAAGCTCTGCAACAGCAGCAATAACTGCTTTGTCGATGCCGCGCTTAAGGTCCATTGGGTTCATACCTGCTGCAACCGCTTTAAGGCCTTCGTTAACAATAGACTGTGCAAGTACTGTAGCGGTAGTTGTACCATCGCCGGCTGCATCGTTAGCTTTAGATGCAACTTCTTTAACCATTTGTGCGCCCATGTTTTCAAACTTGTCTTCAAGTTCGATTTCTTTTGCTACAGATACACCATCTTTAGTGATAACTGGAGAGCCAAATGATTTGTCTAGTACAACGTTACGGCCTTTAGGACCTAATGTAACTTTTACTGCGTTTGCCAGGATGTTTACGCCAGTTAGCATTTTAGCGCGTGCGTCACCTGCAAAAAGTACTTCTTTTGCTGCCATGTTTTAAATTCCTCTAAATTCTTAAATGTTTATAAACGAAAAGTAGGTTTAGCCTACAATGCCTAAAATATTATCTTCACGCATGATCAGGTACTCTTGACCTTCGATCTTTTCAACTTTCTCAACATATGAGCCAAATAACACAGTGTCACCGGCTTTAACTTCTAATGCTCTAACATCACCGCTTTCTAAAATGCGACCATTACCAACGGCAACAACTTCTCCGCGGGTTGATTTTTCAGCTGCAGAGCCAGTTAATACAATACCGCCAGCAGATTTTGTTTCTTCTTCTAGACGCTTAACGATCACGCGATCATGTAAAGGACGAATATTCATTTATTTAGTTCTCCTAACAGTTTCTGCGAAGGGCAGAAAAAAGCTTATATTGGTTGCATTCAATAATGGGGGTGTTACGCCAAAATCCAAGCGTAAAATTAAAAAAATTAATCTTTTCGTTCAAACTCGCCATCTATGATGGTCGGTTTGTTCACTTGATGAGGTTCTGCTTCAGTTTGACTGTGTTGGGTAAATGGTGAACCACCTTGTTGCATACCTGCACTCATACGTACAGTAGCTTGGCTAGCAAGGCCAGCTGCCAGTTTGTTGCGAATTACTGGGGTTAATAATAGTAGCCCAAAAACGTCGGTCATAATGCCAGGCGTTAACAATAATACGCCTGCGATAATAACGCATATACCGGTAAATAACTCTTTTGCAGGCATTTGCCCTTCGGCCATTTGAGTTTGCGCTTTTTGAAGTGCGCTCATACCTTGTTGTTTTACCATTTTTGCGCCTAAAATCGCGGTAATAATTACTAACGCAATTGTCGAAAAACCACCTATTACTTCGCTTACTTGTATAAGTAAGGCGATTTCAATAATAGGAATAATGATAAACAACACAAATAAAAATCTAAACATAAAGCTCTCTAAATAATGAAACTCAAAAGAGTTGATGAAATATAAGTGAGGGTGGAGCGGTCTAATTTCAAGGATACAGTAAGCGCTATTGCTATTTTTTTGCAGTTATAGCACCTACACATTACATACGCTATCAGATACTATGCTTACAGACATTATTAAACACATAAAGGTTCATTATGGCGGCGCAATTTAAACTTATTTTTACTACCTGCAAAGATGAAAATGAAGCAAGGGAGCTGGCAAAAGCATTAGTAGAGAGAAAACTGGCTGCATGCGTGAATATTCTACCAAAGGTAGCTTCTATTTATATATGGGAAGGTGAAGTAGTTGAAGCAACCGAGGCTAAACTATTGATCAAAACAAAGTTAGATAAAATGAACGATGTATTTTTAACTATTAAAGCATTACACAGCTATGAAGTGCCAGAGATCCAAGTTGTTGATGTGGCAACGGGTAACCTAGCTTATTTTAATTGGATGGATGAGGTACTTAATTAATGCGTTTTTTCTTTTTGTTACTGGTTGCATTATTAGCGGCTCCAGCTAAGGCTAATAATATACTTGGTGATTTACTTGCACCTCCACAACAAACCTTTTTACAAGTAGACCAAGCATTTGTATTTGATTTTGATCAGCAAGATAATACTTTATTTATAGGCTGGGATATTGCACCTGAATACTACTTATATAAAAATAAAATAGAGATTATTGCCAAGGGCGCGAATATAGAAGTAGGCGACTTAGGTGATGGTGAGGTTATCGAAGATGAGTTCTTTGGTAAAACAGAAGTTTTTTTTAATGCACTTAGTATTGTTAGTAAGCTCAGTAATGTAACTGAGGGAGCAGTAGTAAAAGTGCGTTACCAAGGTTGTGCTGAAGCTGGGTTATGTTATCCACCTGAAGTTATTAGTATTCCACTAAACAAAATTGCCGGTGAACAGCTGCAAAATGCAGATGATGCTATGCAAAGTGCAACCTCTGCAAACGCATTTACAGCATTAAGCGAGACTAATGAACCGACAAGCAATGCGCCTAAAAAAGATCTAACCTTTACCGAGCAGTTAGCAAGCCAAGGGTTGATTACTAATTTACTGATATTTTTTGTTGTCGGTGTTGGTCTTGCTTTTACACCGTGTGTATTTCCTATGTTTCCAATATTGTCGAGCTTAATTGCTGGGCAAAAAAACCTCTCAACTAAAAAAGCCTTCGCGTTATCATTTGTATATATTCAAGGTATGGCAGTGACCTACGCGGCATTGGGTTTGGTTGTGGCTGCACTTGGCGGGCAAGTTCAAGGGTATTTACAGCACCCTTATGTGCTTATTAGCTTTAGTTTATTGTTTGTATTATTAGCAATGTCGATGTTTGGTTGGTACGAAATAAAGCTACCAAGCGGCATGATGAACAAGTTAACCCAAGTAAGTAATAACCAAAAAGGCGGCAACTACGTTGGTGTGTTTTTAATGGGCGTATTATCGGGCTTAATTGCATCGCCTTGCACCACCGCACCTTTGTCAGCAGCGCTATTGTTTGTAGCACAAAGTGGCGACTATTTAGTGGGTGGATTAACGCTTTATGTACTGAGTTTAGGCATGGGACTGCCATTATTGTTACTCGGTACATCGGGCGGAAAACTATTGCCTAAAGCGGGTGGCTGGATGGAGCAAGTTAAAACCCTATTTGGCTTTATTATGCTAGTTGTGCCACTTATATTACTTGAACGCCTTTTAGATGCCGATGTTATTTTATTAATGGCGGGAGTATTAGCCTTGGCAACCGCGCTTTACTTGCATCACTGGCAAAGTAGCCAAACACAAGGAAAATTAAAAACAGCACTGTGGTTTGCTGCAACGTTACTCGTTGTTAGTGGCTTTAACTTAACTAAAAATTATTTTTGGCCAGTACACATGCAAACAATGCAAGTAAGTGCGCAAAGTAATGAGTTTAAGCAAGTAGCCAATTTAACTGAGTTAAAAGCAGCCGTTGCTCACGCTAATGAGCAAGGCCGACTGGTTATGGTCGACTTATATGCTGATTGGTGTATTGCGTGTAAAGAATTTGAGCATTACACCTTTCCCGATGCAAAAGTGCAAAATGAGTTTAGTCACTTTGAGCTTATTCAAGTCGATTTAACCGACAGCGATAACAAAACAATCGAGCTAATGGAAGAATATACGGTGTTTGGTTTGCCAAGTATTTTGTTTTTTAATACCCAAGGAGAGGAGCTAAGTGCACAACGTGTTACCGGCTTTTTGAATGCTGACGATTTTGCTCAGCACCTATCTACAGTGCGCGCCAGCGTAAAGTAGCAATATAATAGCCCCCCATAATTTAAAGGTGGGGGCTATTATTACCACCTCAATGCTTGTCCCCAATACAGAGATAAGACCAGTATTTTGCTGTTATTTACGTCGAAATCACTATAATAGTTGGTTAACGTGAGAAATTGTTGTTATCTTATTTTTTATACTCACATAATTGTAAAAAATTAGCTAACGACTGCTTAACTCATTACTTATAGGATATATCGCGTATTATGGCTGCAAAATTCAAGCTTTTAGTTATAAATGGCCCAAATTTAAATATGCTAGGTAAACGTGAGCCAGATAAATACGGTTCACGTACGCTAAGCGAAATTATGAGCGAACTAACATGTGCCGCTGATAGTTTAAATGTTGAGTTAACGCATTTCCAAAGTAATAGCGAGCAAGCACTGATAGAGCGTATTCACGATACTTGGCAAGCGATTGATTACATAATTATTAATCCTGCTGCATTTACGCATACGAGCGTCGCATTACGTGATGCATTGTTAAGTGTTGATATTCCGTTTTTTGAAGTGCATTTAAGCAACGTGCACGCACGTGAAGCGTTTCGCCATCATTCGTATTTTTCTGATGTGGCGCAAGGCGTAATATGTGGATTAGGTGCAATGGGTTATCACGCAGCGCTTGAAGCTGCAGTAAACCAATTGCAAAACTCAAATTAATTTTAAACACACAAACTAATAGGCGGGCCGTTTATGGATATTCGCAAGATCAAAAAACTTATTGAATTAGTAGAAGAG includes the following:
- the aroQ gene encoding type II 3-dehydroquinate dehydratase yields the protein MAAKFKLLVINGPNLNMLGKREPDKYGSRTLSEIMSELTCAADSLNVELTHFQSNSEQALIERIHDTWQAIDYIIINPAAFTHTSVALRDALLSVDIPFFEVHLSNVHAREAFRHHSYFSDVAQGVICGLGAMGYHAALEAAVNQLQNSN